In a single window of the Cucumis melo cultivar AY chromosome 11, USDA_Cmelo_AY_1.0, whole genome shotgun sequence genome:
- the LOC103497785 gene encoding uncharacterized protein LOC103497785 isoform X2 — MGTPPAEELLRKVQELEEGQAHLKKEMSKLLISGAVADSNSDHQIHHHHHHHQRSQSISPQRSRFAATRRRGGTAGGLDGAAAAWKRGSSSFRHSSPLQRESRTRDTMNAAASAAVCGGGGCSGPAAVNFTNKQYLNILQSMGQPVYIFDLNYHIIYWNRAAEIVYGYSAAEALGQDAIELLVDPEDFAIANHVVLRVMAGENWTGHLPVKNKIGQKFVVVATNTPFYDDGALVGIICVSTDSRPFQDLKIPLSVGSKQQDADSSMVRSRVPVSVKLGLDPQQPLQVAIASKLSNLASKVSNKVKSKISLDREGGSGDGYHSDHGHPDAVLCDHRDDANSSGASTPRGDSTAHGAFSQVEEKLSGRLVRDSSDEGKGKPTIQKILSSKAEEWIAKKGLSWPWKGTEQEGGSETRAARFVWPWVQIDQEAEPANHKSSSISGKPEMQQNDGHRAVNNEASGSWSSININSTSSVSSCGSTSSSAVNKVESDMDCLDHEILWEDLTIGEQIGQGSCGTVYHALWYGSDVAVKVFSKQEYSDDVILSFKQEVSLMKKLRHPNILLFMGVVTSPQRLCIVTEFLPRGSLFRLLQRNTGKLDWRRRVHMALDIARGMNYLHHCNPPIIHRDLKSSNLLIDKNWTVKVGDFGLSRLKHETYLTTKTGKGTPQWMAPEVLRNEPSDEKSDIYSFGVILWELATEKIPWENLNSMQVIGAVGFMNQRLEIPKDVDPQWTSIIESCWHRSHFIQHSNRFLLVVCSCKSETFMKVNLQTGHHSKF; from the exons ATGGGAACTCCACCAGCAGAGGAGCTTCTGAGGAAGGTCCAAGAGCTGGAGGAGGGTCAAGCGCATCTCAAGAAAGAGATGTCCAAACTTCTTATCTCTGGAGCTGTCGCCGATTCCAACTCCGACCACCAAATCCACCATCACCACCATCACCATCAACGTTCTCAATCCATATCACCTCAACGTTCTAGATTTGCTGCCACTCGTAGAAGAGGTGGCACTGCCGGAGGTTTAGACGGCGCTGCTGCAGCCTGGAAAAGAGGCTCTTCCTCGTTTCGACATTCTTCTCCTCTTCAGAGAGAGAGTAGAACTCGCGACACTATGAATGCCGCCGCCTCCGCCGCCGTCTGCGGCGGCGGTGGCTGCTCTGGCCCCGCCGCTGTGAATTTCACCAACAAACAGTATCTAAATATCTTACAGTCAATGGGACAGCCTGTTTATATTTTTGACCTTAATTATCACATAATTTACTG GAACCGAGCTGCTGAAATTGTATATGGGTATTCTGCGGCGGAGGCTCTTGGTCAGGATGCCATTGAACTTCTAGTAGATCCTGAGGATTTCGCCATTGCAAACCATGTAGTTCTTCGTGTAATGGCGGGTGAGAATTGGACCGGTCATTTACCTGTAAAGAACAAGATTGGGCAAAAATTTGTAGTTGTTGCTACCAACACTCCATTCTACGACGATGGTGCATTGGTTGGGATTATATGTGTATCCACCGATTCCCGGCCATTTCAAGATTTGAAGATTCCTTTATCAGTAGGTTCTAAACAGCAGGATGCAGATTCAAGCATGGTTCGATCACGAGTCCCGGTTTCAGTTAAGCTTGGTCTTGATCCTCAGCAGCCTCTTCAAGTGGCAATCGCTTCGAAGTTATCGAATTTG GCATCAAAGGTAAGCAACAAAGTCAAGTCCAAAATCAGCTTGGATCGTGAAGGTGGAAGTGGAGATGGTTATCATTCTGATCATGGCCATCCAGATGCAGTTCTTTGTGATCATCGGGATGATGCAAATTCGAGTGGAGCTAGCACACCTCGAGGAGATTCCACGGCTCATGGTGCATTTTCCCAGGTTGAAGAGAAGTTATCTGGGAGACTGGTGAGGGATTCTAGTGATGAGGGTAAAGGAAAACCTACCATCCAGAAGATTTTGTCCTCGAAAGCAGAAGAATGGATTGCCAAGAAAGGCTTATCGTGGCCGTGGAAAGGGACTGAGCAAGAAGGAGGATCTGAAACAAGAGCAGCCCGTTTTGTTTGGCCTTGGGTACAAATTGATCAAGAAGCTGAACCAGCTAATCATAAGAGTTCATCTATATCTGGTAAACCAGAAATGCAGCAAAACGACGGTCATCGAGCAGTCAATAATGAGGCGTCGGGATCTTGGTCATCAATCAATATTAACAGCACTAGCAGTGTAAGTAGCTGTGGAAGTACCAGTAGTAGTGCTGTCAACAAGGTTGAATCGGACATGGACTGCTTGGATCATGAAATCTTGTGGGAAGACCTTACCATTGGGGAGCAAATAGGACAAG GTTCTTGTGGAACTGTCTATCATGCACTGTGGTATGGATCA GATGTTGCCGTTAAAGTGTTCTCCAAACAAGAGTATTCAGATGATGTGATTCTCTCCTTCAAACAGGAG GTATCCCTGATGAAAAAGCTTAGACATCCCAATATTCTTCTCTTTATGGGAGTAGTGACTTCACCTCAGCGTCTCTGCATTGTCACAGAATTCCTTCCACG TGGAAGTTTGTTTCGTTTACTACAGAGGAACACAGGCAAATTAGATTGGAGACGCCGTGTTCATATGGCTTTGGACATT GCACGAGGCATGAACTATCTTCACCATTGTAATCCACCCATTATTCACCGAGATTTGAAATCATCAAACCTCTTAATCGATAAAAACTGGACCGTGAAG GTTGGAGATTTTGGTCTATCTCGACTTAAGCATGAGACTTATCTAACAACTAAGACCGGAAAGGGCACG CCTCAATGGATGGCCCCCGAAGTTCTTCGTAACGAGCCCTCGGATGAGAA GTCTGACATATACAGTTTTGGAGTCATATTGTGGGAGCTTGCAACTGAGAAGATCCCTTGGGAAAATCTCAATTCAATGCAG GTTATTGGTGCTGTTGGTTTCATGAACCAACGTCTTGAAATCCCCAAGGACGTGGATCCGCAATGGACTTCAATTATTGAAAGCTGCTGGCACAG GTCTCATTTCATCCAACATTCGAACAGATTTCTTCTCGTAGTGTGTAGTTGTAAAAGTGAAACATTTATGAAAG TGAACCTTCAAACCGGCCATCATTCCAAGTTTTGA
- the LOC103497785 gene encoding uncharacterized protein LOC103497785 isoform X1: MGTPPAEELLRKVQELEEGQAHLKKEMSKLLISGAVADSNSDHQIHHHHHHHQRSQSISPQRSRFAATRRRGGTAGGLDGAAAAWKRGSSSFRHSSPLQRESRTRDTMNAAASAAVCGGGGCSGPAAVNFTNKQYLNILQSMGQPVYIFDLNYHIIYWNRAAEIVYGYSAAEALGQDAIELLVDPEDFAIANHVVLRVMAGENWTGHLPVKNKIGQKFVVVATNTPFYDDGALVGIICVSTDSRPFQDLKIPLSVGSKQQDADSSMVRSRVPVSVKLGLDPQQPLQVAIASKLSNLASKVSNKVKSKISLDREGGSGDGYHSDHGHPDAVLCDHRDDANSSGASTPRGDSTAHGAFSQVEEKLSGRLVRDSSDEGKGKPTIQKILSSKAEEWIAKKGLSWPWKGTEQEGGSETRAARFVWPWVQIDQEAEPANHKSSSISGKPEMQQNDGHRAVNNEASGSWSSININSTSSVSSCGSTSSSAVNKVESDMDCLDHEILWEDLTIGEQIGQGSCGTVYHALWYGSDVAVKVFSKQEYSDDVILSFKQEVSLMKKLRHPNILLFMGVVTSPQRLCIVTEFLPRGSLFRLLQRNTGKLDWRRRVHMALDIARGMNYLHHCNPPIIHRDLKSSNLLIDKNWTVKVGDFGLSRLKHETYLTTKTGKGTPQWMAPEVLRNEPSDEKSDIYSFGVILWELATEKIPWENLNSMQVIGAVGFMNQRLEIPKDVDPQWTSIIESCWHSEPSNRPSFQVLIEKLRDLQRKYAIQLQAARSGGDNNNNIPQKET; the protein is encoded by the exons ATGGGAACTCCACCAGCAGAGGAGCTTCTGAGGAAGGTCCAAGAGCTGGAGGAGGGTCAAGCGCATCTCAAGAAAGAGATGTCCAAACTTCTTATCTCTGGAGCTGTCGCCGATTCCAACTCCGACCACCAAATCCACCATCACCACCATCACCATCAACGTTCTCAATCCATATCACCTCAACGTTCTAGATTTGCTGCCACTCGTAGAAGAGGTGGCACTGCCGGAGGTTTAGACGGCGCTGCTGCAGCCTGGAAAAGAGGCTCTTCCTCGTTTCGACATTCTTCTCCTCTTCAGAGAGAGAGTAGAACTCGCGACACTATGAATGCCGCCGCCTCCGCCGCCGTCTGCGGCGGCGGTGGCTGCTCTGGCCCCGCCGCTGTGAATTTCACCAACAAACAGTATCTAAATATCTTACAGTCAATGGGACAGCCTGTTTATATTTTTGACCTTAATTATCACATAATTTACTG GAACCGAGCTGCTGAAATTGTATATGGGTATTCTGCGGCGGAGGCTCTTGGTCAGGATGCCATTGAACTTCTAGTAGATCCTGAGGATTTCGCCATTGCAAACCATGTAGTTCTTCGTGTAATGGCGGGTGAGAATTGGACCGGTCATTTACCTGTAAAGAACAAGATTGGGCAAAAATTTGTAGTTGTTGCTACCAACACTCCATTCTACGACGATGGTGCATTGGTTGGGATTATATGTGTATCCACCGATTCCCGGCCATTTCAAGATTTGAAGATTCCTTTATCAGTAGGTTCTAAACAGCAGGATGCAGATTCAAGCATGGTTCGATCACGAGTCCCGGTTTCAGTTAAGCTTGGTCTTGATCCTCAGCAGCCTCTTCAAGTGGCAATCGCTTCGAAGTTATCGAATTTG GCATCAAAGGTAAGCAACAAAGTCAAGTCCAAAATCAGCTTGGATCGTGAAGGTGGAAGTGGAGATGGTTATCATTCTGATCATGGCCATCCAGATGCAGTTCTTTGTGATCATCGGGATGATGCAAATTCGAGTGGAGCTAGCACACCTCGAGGAGATTCCACGGCTCATGGTGCATTTTCCCAGGTTGAAGAGAAGTTATCTGGGAGACTGGTGAGGGATTCTAGTGATGAGGGTAAAGGAAAACCTACCATCCAGAAGATTTTGTCCTCGAAAGCAGAAGAATGGATTGCCAAGAAAGGCTTATCGTGGCCGTGGAAAGGGACTGAGCAAGAAGGAGGATCTGAAACAAGAGCAGCCCGTTTTGTTTGGCCTTGGGTACAAATTGATCAAGAAGCTGAACCAGCTAATCATAAGAGTTCATCTATATCTGGTAAACCAGAAATGCAGCAAAACGACGGTCATCGAGCAGTCAATAATGAGGCGTCGGGATCTTGGTCATCAATCAATATTAACAGCACTAGCAGTGTAAGTAGCTGTGGAAGTACCAGTAGTAGTGCTGTCAACAAGGTTGAATCGGACATGGACTGCTTGGATCATGAAATCTTGTGGGAAGACCTTACCATTGGGGAGCAAATAGGACAAG GTTCTTGTGGAACTGTCTATCATGCACTGTGGTATGGATCA GATGTTGCCGTTAAAGTGTTCTCCAAACAAGAGTATTCAGATGATGTGATTCTCTCCTTCAAACAGGAG GTATCCCTGATGAAAAAGCTTAGACATCCCAATATTCTTCTCTTTATGGGAGTAGTGACTTCACCTCAGCGTCTCTGCATTGTCACAGAATTCCTTCCACG TGGAAGTTTGTTTCGTTTACTACAGAGGAACACAGGCAAATTAGATTGGAGACGCCGTGTTCATATGGCTTTGGACATT GCACGAGGCATGAACTATCTTCACCATTGTAATCCACCCATTATTCACCGAGATTTGAAATCATCAAACCTCTTAATCGATAAAAACTGGACCGTGAAG GTTGGAGATTTTGGTCTATCTCGACTTAAGCATGAGACTTATCTAACAACTAAGACCGGAAAGGGCACG CCTCAATGGATGGCCCCCGAAGTTCTTCGTAACGAGCCCTCGGATGAGAA GTCTGACATATACAGTTTTGGAGTCATATTGTGGGAGCTTGCAACTGAGAAGATCCCTTGGGAAAATCTCAATTCAATGCAG GTTATTGGTGCTGTTGGTTTCATGAACCAACGTCTTGAAATCCCCAAGGACGTGGATCCGCAATGGACTTCAATTATTGAAAGCTGCTGGCACAG TGAACCTTCAAACCGGCCATCATTCCAAGTTTTGATAGAAAAGCTGAGAGACTTGCAAAGGAAGTATGCTATTCAGTTACAAGCAGCTCGTTCTGGTGGagataacaacaacaatatccCTCAAAAGGaaacataa
- the LOC103497787 gene encoding uncharacterized protein LOC103497787, whose product MEAGDDGIERLVDSKDMQQQSKAFDKLTDRVEDRQLDSTRVQEAMASIAASAEADWNAMMLREKELAAVKINAADVDIIANELELDKKVAERTLREHKGDAVAAIRYLLH is encoded by the exons ATGGAAGCTGGAGATGATGGAATTGAGAGGCTGGTTGATTCGAAGGATATGCAACAACAGAGCAAAGCCTTCGATAAGCTCACTGATCGGGTTGAAGACCGTCAACTCGATTCCACTCGTGTTCAGGAG GCAATGGCATCTATTGCTGCATCGGCTGAAGCCGATTGGAACGCTATGATGTTGAG AGAGAAAGAGCTTGCTGCTGTCAAGATAAATGCAGCTGACGTCGACATAATCGCAAATGAACTCGAG TTGGACAAGAAGGTTGCCGAAAGAACGTTGCGAGAGCACAAAGGCGACGCTGTTGCTGCTATACGGTATTTACTACATTAA
- the LOC103497785 gene encoding uncharacterized protein LOC103497785 isoform X3, whose product MSKLLISGAVADSNSDHQIHHHHHHHQRSQSISPQRSRFAATRRRGGTAGGLDGAAAAWKRGSSSFRHSSPLQRESRTRDTMNAAASAAVCGGGGCSGPAAVNFTNKQYLNILQSMGQPVYIFDLNYHIIYWNRAAEIVYGYSAAEALGQDAIELLVDPEDFAIANHVVLRVMAGENWTGHLPVKNKIGQKFVVVATNTPFYDDGALVGIICVSTDSRPFQDLKIPLSVGSKQQDADSSMVRSRVPVSVKLGLDPQQPLQVAIASKLSNLASKVSNKVKSKISLDREGGSGDGYHSDHGHPDAVLCDHRDDANSSGASTPRGDSTAHGAFSQVEEKLSGRLVRDSSDEGKGKPTIQKILSSKAEEWIAKKGLSWPWKGTEQEGGSETRAARFVWPWVQIDQEAEPANHKSSSISGKPEMQQNDGHRAVNNEASGSWSSININSTSSVSSCGSTSSSAVNKVESDMDCLDHEILWEDLTIGEQIGQGSCGTVYHALWYGSDVAVKVFSKQEYSDDVILSFKQEVSLMKKLRHPNILLFMGVVTSPQRLCIVTEFLPRGSLFRLLQRNTGKLDWRRRVHMALDIARGMNYLHHCNPPIIHRDLKSSNLLIDKNWTVKVGDFGLSRLKHETYLTTKTGKGTPQWMAPEVLRNEPSDEKSDIYSFGVILWELATEKIPWENLNSMQVIGAVGFMNQRLEIPKDVDPQWTSIIESCWHSEPSNRPSFQVLIEKLRDLQRKYAIQLQAARSGGDNNNNIPQKET is encoded by the exons ATGTCCAAACTTCTTATCTCTGGAGCTGTCGCCGATTCCAACTCCGACCACCAAATCCACCATCACCACCATCACCATCAACGTTCTCAATCCATATCACCTCAACGTTCTAGATTTGCTGCCACTCGTAGAAGAGGTGGCACTGCCGGAGGTTTAGACGGCGCTGCTGCAGCCTGGAAAAGAGGCTCTTCCTCGTTTCGACATTCTTCTCCTCTTCAGAGAGAGAGTAGAACTCGCGACACTATGAATGCCGCCGCCTCCGCCGCCGTCTGCGGCGGCGGTGGCTGCTCTGGCCCCGCCGCTGTGAATTTCACCAACAAACAGTATCTAAATATCTTACAGTCAATGGGACAGCCTGTTTATATTTTTGACCTTAATTATCACATAATTTACTG GAACCGAGCTGCTGAAATTGTATATGGGTATTCTGCGGCGGAGGCTCTTGGTCAGGATGCCATTGAACTTCTAGTAGATCCTGAGGATTTCGCCATTGCAAACCATGTAGTTCTTCGTGTAATGGCGGGTGAGAATTGGACCGGTCATTTACCTGTAAAGAACAAGATTGGGCAAAAATTTGTAGTTGTTGCTACCAACACTCCATTCTACGACGATGGTGCATTGGTTGGGATTATATGTGTATCCACCGATTCCCGGCCATTTCAAGATTTGAAGATTCCTTTATCAGTAGGTTCTAAACAGCAGGATGCAGATTCAAGCATGGTTCGATCACGAGTCCCGGTTTCAGTTAAGCTTGGTCTTGATCCTCAGCAGCCTCTTCAAGTGGCAATCGCTTCGAAGTTATCGAATTTG GCATCAAAGGTAAGCAACAAAGTCAAGTCCAAAATCAGCTTGGATCGTGAAGGTGGAAGTGGAGATGGTTATCATTCTGATCATGGCCATCCAGATGCAGTTCTTTGTGATCATCGGGATGATGCAAATTCGAGTGGAGCTAGCACACCTCGAGGAGATTCCACGGCTCATGGTGCATTTTCCCAGGTTGAAGAGAAGTTATCTGGGAGACTGGTGAGGGATTCTAGTGATGAGGGTAAAGGAAAACCTACCATCCAGAAGATTTTGTCCTCGAAAGCAGAAGAATGGATTGCCAAGAAAGGCTTATCGTGGCCGTGGAAAGGGACTGAGCAAGAAGGAGGATCTGAAACAAGAGCAGCCCGTTTTGTTTGGCCTTGGGTACAAATTGATCAAGAAGCTGAACCAGCTAATCATAAGAGTTCATCTATATCTGGTAAACCAGAAATGCAGCAAAACGACGGTCATCGAGCAGTCAATAATGAGGCGTCGGGATCTTGGTCATCAATCAATATTAACAGCACTAGCAGTGTAAGTAGCTGTGGAAGTACCAGTAGTAGTGCTGTCAACAAGGTTGAATCGGACATGGACTGCTTGGATCATGAAATCTTGTGGGAAGACCTTACCATTGGGGAGCAAATAGGACAAG GTTCTTGTGGAACTGTCTATCATGCACTGTGGTATGGATCA GATGTTGCCGTTAAAGTGTTCTCCAAACAAGAGTATTCAGATGATGTGATTCTCTCCTTCAAACAGGAG GTATCCCTGATGAAAAAGCTTAGACATCCCAATATTCTTCTCTTTATGGGAGTAGTGACTTCACCTCAGCGTCTCTGCATTGTCACAGAATTCCTTCCACG TGGAAGTTTGTTTCGTTTACTACAGAGGAACACAGGCAAATTAGATTGGAGACGCCGTGTTCATATGGCTTTGGACATT GCACGAGGCATGAACTATCTTCACCATTGTAATCCACCCATTATTCACCGAGATTTGAAATCATCAAACCTCTTAATCGATAAAAACTGGACCGTGAAG GTTGGAGATTTTGGTCTATCTCGACTTAAGCATGAGACTTATCTAACAACTAAGACCGGAAAGGGCACG CCTCAATGGATGGCCCCCGAAGTTCTTCGTAACGAGCCCTCGGATGAGAA GTCTGACATATACAGTTTTGGAGTCATATTGTGGGAGCTTGCAACTGAGAAGATCCCTTGGGAAAATCTCAATTCAATGCAG GTTATTGGTGCTGTTGGTTTCATGAACCAACGTCTTGAAATCCCCAAGGACGTGGATCCGCAATGGACTTCAATTATTGAAAGCTGCTGGCACAG TGAACCTTCAAACCGGCCATCATTCCAAGTTTTGATAGAAAAGCTGAGAGACTTGCAAAGGAAGTATGCTATTCAGTTACAAGCAGCTCGTTCTGGTGGagataacaacaacaatatccCTCAAAAGGaaacataa